The genomic stretch gggggaggcaagagagcatcattggggaaaagcagcttgttgtgctgtgtgaggagtgtgacagtgagtgaagaggggggaggcaggagagcagcattggggaaaagcagcttgttgtgctgtgtgaggagtctgacagtgagtgaggagggggaggcaggagagcagcattgggggaaaagcagcttgttgtgctgtgtgatgagcctgacagtgagtgaggaggggggaggcaggatagcatcattggggaaaagcagcttgttgtgcagtgtgaggagtctgacagtgagtgaggaggggggaggcaggagagcatcattggggaaaagcagcttgttgtgctgtgtgaggagtctgacagtgagtgaggaggggggaggcaggagagcatcattggggaaaagcagcttgttgtgctgtgtaagcagtctgacagtaagtgaggaggggggagggaggagagcatcattggggaaaagcagcttgttgtgctgtgtgaggagtatgacagtgagtgaggagggggagacaggagagcagcattggggaaaagcagcttgttgtgctgtgtgaggagtctgagggtgagtgaggaggggggaggcaggaggtcatcattggggaaaagcagcttgttgtgctgtgtgaggagtctgacagtgagtgaggcggggggaggcaggagagcatcattggggaaaagcagcttgttgtgctgtgtgaggagtctgacagtgagtgaggagggggaggcaggagagcagcattgggggaaagcagcttgttgtgctgtgtgaggagtctgacagtgagtgaggaggggggaggcaggagagcatcattggggaaaagcagcttgttgtgctgtgtaagcagtctgacagtaagtgaggaggggggagggaggagagcatcattggggaaaagcagcttgttgtgctgtgtgaggagtatgacagtgagtgaggagggggagacaggagagcagcattggggaaaagcagcttgttgtgctgtgtgaggagtctgagggtgagtgaggaggggggaggcaggaggtcatcattggggaaaagcagcttgttgtgctgtgtgaggagtctgacagtgagtgaggcagggggaggcaggagagcatcattggggaaaagcagcttgttgtgctgtgtgaggagtctgacagtgagtgaggagggggaggcaggagagcagcattgggggaaagcagcttgttgtgctgtgtgaggagtctgacagtgagtgaggaggggggaggcaggagagcatcattggggaaaagcagcttgttgtgctgtgtaagcagtctgacagtaagtgaggaggggggagggaggagagcatcattggggaaaagcagcttgttgtgctgtgtgaggagtatgacagtgagtgaggagggggagacaggagagcagcattggggaaaagcagcttgttgtgctgtgtgaggagtctgagggtgagtgaggaggggggaggcaggaggtcatcattggggaaaagcagcttgttgtgctgtgtgaggagtctgacagtgagtgaggaggggggaagcaggagagcagcagtgtttcatgtgacttgcacagcagaagggaggaggtggcactgctgtcccgactgaggaggaatggagtggctggagGTGAGCAtttagtttgtcacagactcacagccagtcagtgtgctattgtgttgagctgcagcatgtcatgtgagaacattaaattaaGCAGAGTaaatttgagggggggggggggggggatcttcacaagtttgcctcaggcagcaaaaagtctacaactggCCCTGGAGCCAGATCACCCACCaggcaccttctctgacctctcttcattctcagcttaccaaaaagaccacaaggcggCCCCAAACCTTCCCCCATGCCTAGGgcctcattacatcttaatccatctctggaatTCATATTACAGCTTGTAACTGCAGCAAACAAGTTGCTTGGACTGCATAGAATTTACATGAAATGTACAAGCAGGCCAGTATTATCACAGGGAGGGTTATATCGAATCCGGAAAAAAAGGGGCACAGAAGCCCTTATAGAAAAAAACAGCCCTGCCATAGGCTCCTATTATAAAAGCCACGATTAGTGGCAAAgaatggaaatttgggcgcacagtGGCACCAGCTACTGGCCACAATATGCCCACTAtgcaattagagatgtcgcgaatacAGAACTTTCAGttagcgaacgcgaacttccgcaaatgttcgcgaacatgtgaacacggcgaaccgccatagacttcaatgggcaggcaaattttaaaaactacaaagactgtttctggccacaaaagtgatggaaaagttgttgctccggagttgacacaaagtcgggttttaatccctaaagggcagaaatcacattatgcacagctctgggtgtcagtgggctgtggagtgtcacacacagagatacaatagtactatcagaatacagtgacataataatgcactggaggggttctgtgcctgcaacttaatgaggcaacagcagcagtgtgcacacagctctgggtgtcagtgggctgtggagtgtcactcacacaaaaagaaaacacaggggaccgatgtgctagccctcagcagggctgtttggggtgctttcacagctagtgaggaacaaggacacaggcctagctaatgctttccctacctatgtgcagcaagtctgactctgctctcactaacagtcagcagccagcagagaatgaatccaatatggccaccgcaactggttTTTGATACAAGgtagggggtccaggagggggttctagatgattggctgccatgtgtctgctgactctgaggtaaggggtcaaagtttggctccatgatgatgtatagggggcgggttgaacatgCCATTTGTTTGCGGTTCGCGGAGAATGCTGTCAGGCGAAATTCTCTATATGCAATGCCGCAATTTGCATTTCCACATGACTCCGGCGCCTCTGGGCACTGAAATGTACCTACTTTGCTGCATATTGCGGCTTTGTGGCATTGGTGGAGTTAAGGTTCAGGAGGAGAGTTATGGCCcacactcacgggctacaattgtcgccgcaacatgcgcccgtgagtatgcggcgttgcccgggcgcgcaccctgaactgtcgcccgtcgctgatgtcgccaggcgattggcgcggtcaatcgcctggcgacagtctccgccgcaactgtcgctagtacgcgtgagtacgcggactagtgacagcaacataattgtaaatagacggcgcttccggtgGGGGaagggacaacagcgacagcttccgccgcatcagttgccaggtccctccgccgtgtgtatgctgagggacctggcgacgagctgtcgccggcatgtcgcgcacatgctcccgtgtgctagtgacatgccaaaaagttgcccgtgagtatgggccattagggatAGGCGCCACGGGGGGGATGTCGGGGcatcgggttaggcaccaccggtggggtgtctaagggtttggcaccaccagggggaggtctCCAGGCAAGGCACTACCAAGGGGAGGTCTTTGTGAATGTGTGGGAGGTCTTTGTGAATGGTGGGCGGCGCCATCTCATGGACGGctgcggtcattcacacggggacttagatcgatgattGGGAACTgtcttcccattcattgatctagtggCTAACGATCGGCAGCGGTAACGAGCGCGTGGGGAAGACGAGCGGGAACGTGCAGCGGTGAGGGACGCAGTAGCTACATTCCTGCATGAAGTTATGGTAAATTGCAGGGACGTAGTcctggggaggggaagtggttaaatgacaatGCTTTTTTTAATATCGAATCCCCTTTCATTAGCAGTATTAAGCACATTTGCACAGTGCTCTCTTTCAAACAATATCTGGCTTTTTCTATTAGTCCTGCTGCTGCGATGACGTCTTTAATGTCGGCTATCTTTAATTGTTCAAAGTAATGTTTGTTAAATTGCCGCCCAAGTGCATCCGGAAAGATTGTTCGAGCCTCGCGTGGCCGTAATGGAATTATTTACTGAAAGTCTTCGGATGGGAAATGGAATTAGCCGGAGCAGAAACACGTCCAGGAAAGATGATACCGAATAATGAAAGAGGAACTGGAGCGAGCGTGCGAGATACGAGCGCAGCGTTACATCACAAAGACTCCGCAACCTCTCCTGAGGAACATTTATATTTTCACTGGATTAATGGCTAGCGGGGCGCGCACAACTGTATCTCTGCAAGTACAATTATAATGGCAACAGCCTAGCCAAGGCAATCCATCCCTTTTTTCGGAGAGGTTTCTTATTTTTCCTAAAGGAGTAGTCCGAAGTGATCATCGTAATCTGCtcattacaattatgcaaaatttcgccAACATTTTCGAAATTATGGCcattcgtaattacgatttggataTTCAACAGATTTTGTGTATTCCGTTCATAATATTGCCTAATTTTAACATAATAATGTGCCAATttaagttaaaggaatactgtaggggggtcgggggaaaatgagttgaagttacccggggcttctaatggtcccccgcagacatcctgtgcccgcgcagccactcaccaatgctccggccccgcctccagttcacttctggaatttctgactttaaagtctgaaaaccactgcgcctgcgttgccgtgtcctcactcccgctaacgtcaccaggagtgtactgcgcagacacagaccatactgggccttcgcaaaacactcctggtgacatcagcgggagcgaggacacggcaacgcaggcgcagtggttttcagactttaaagtctgaaattccagaagtgaactggaggcggggccagagcatcggtgagtggctgcgccaacacaggatgtctgcgggggaccgttagaagccccgggtaacttcaactcattttcccccgacccccctacagtatccctttaatagcaaagctcccatagatGCTATTGTCTCCAAAACTACTacgcatgttaaggagaagggtgggaacaacacaaaaaaataatgatttttcaaaaagtccttgtaatttttgagaaaattaaactcagaaaaatgacagtttaaaaaccattttttcctttgcatttttaaaatctatttcctCAAAAAAGACgaggcctttttgaaaaaaaatatttatttgtcttGCTCCCACTattcctcttaaagaggaactccagtgaaaataatgtaataaaaaagcgcttcatttttacaataattatgtataaatcattaagtcagtgtttgcccattgtaaaatctttcctctccctgatttacatgctgacatttatcacatggtgacatctttactgctggcagtggaagtagctgctgcttgcttttttggtagttgtaaacagctttaaacagctatttcccacaatgcaacaaagctcccacagtgtgatgtcagaaccatggtcatgacatcacgctgtgggaggggtttcaccccaatataagccacacagcgccccctgatgatccgtttgtgaaaaggaaaagatttctcatgggaaagggggtatcgcctactgattgggatgaagttcaattcttggttacggtttctctttaacaatacatagcaattttagtaaagatagcatgtatgggagctttgctattaaccccgaagtctggcacaaaattacacaaaaagtaCATGGAATTGcgaaattacggttcctgattacgtttgcaaacaaaaaaaattatgattttacCTGAAATCCTGCATTGAGATTATGTGACATTTGTGCTGATCACTAGTAGTTTGTGCCGCGTGGTATGCTTACCGTTAGACTCGCGTATGCCCACAGCACACATACAGTTTGTTGGCATTTATGTACACTGCGTAACGGGTGTCGCGCAAATAGCGCAACTTGGGTCTAATACATAATGCATGAAATAATGTAATGCTCATTGTGCAAGCAACATGAGTGTTATTTGCGCAACGCCTGGTAAACAGTGTGGCAGAATGAGGTTtatacccccgaaatcccctgGGCAAAATTCTCCCCtcacttcctggtagaggcagagcttagcgctgtagctccgcctctgcttgcatcaatctccgcctctccccgcctccctttCAGtcctctttcactgagaggggcggggagcggcggagattgactggactggaggcagagctacagcgcaaagctctgcctcccccaggcagcaaaatccatgatgaCTGGAAAGTCATgaaattttgccccgggatttttgAGGGATAAAACCTCCTTCTGCTGCGCTGTTACGGCGAAGCAGCTATGGTCTTATTGCTTAACATAAGTGGGCAATAAAAACAGGAAActattttggcttcagactctctttaatgtgcACAATGTGTGCATGTTAATTTACTGAAGTTTTTTGAATATGTCCCTTTGTCCCATACTCGATTTTCAGCATCAATATATGGCCGACTCGACCATTATGATGGAATCTTGTTGTTAGGAATGGAATTGCAACTGAATAGTCACCATGAGCGTCTGTACCAGGTGACACTgtcaccagggacggatctagggtgggggggcaagcgggtctcttgccccaggcgcagtttgttgaattcttaaaaaggcagcaaaatttggatggggaatggcagtttaggcgccaaaacctgaccttgccccaggcgcaacttggggcaacttggtctagatccgtccctgactgtCACATGTACTGACGTCACTACATGCAGCAATGtgccgtacctagggcatttgacacccggtgctgggaatTATAAGATCTCCCCCTACCctccaaaaaaaaaggaaaggagcgaaTACGGCACGGCACACTAAGTGTGCCATGTCAGGTaatgccagatataggtgccactAGTACAGGTAATAaatttgccccaagtatagcttgtacagttgcctccagtatagctagtatagtttcccccagtgcaggtagtttagttgccccagtataggtagtttagttgcccccagtatagctagtataattgcccccagtatagctaatatagttgcccccagtaaaggtagtacaGTTGTCCctacagttgccccagtgtaggtagtatggttgcccccagcgtaggtagtatggttgcccccagtatagctagtatagttgccccaggagggggaagcagtgcTAGAAGGAGAAGCAgtggggacagcggcagggaggagggccagaacccccctccctcacctgggtcccctccttctgcctctattCCCCTCCCTATAGTAACGGCAACTGAAGGCTCGGCGGGCGGATAATTACTCACCACACTTCCGCATTCCAAGCGCTGGAGCGCAGTGTCAGTCATCACaactctccgccttcaatgctacccactgtgcttccactaCTCAGGAAGcaaagtgggcggcattgaaggtggaGAGTTGTGATGACTGACACTgcgctccagcgcttggaacgcggaagtgaggtgagtaattATCCGCCTGCCTAGCCTTCAGTTGCCGTTACTATAGGGAGGGGAATAGAGGCAATAGGAGGGGACcccggtgagggagagggggttcTGGCCAtcctccccgccactgtccctCCTTCTACCGctgcttctcctcctgctctgccgctgtgggggggtcgtggcgacaccccctagCTGTCAGTCACCCGGTGCACCATGCCCCCTGCGCTCTatggtaggaacgcccctggtgtcACATGATTCCGGCTCTCCTTGTGATTTGCCCCGGCGCGAAAGGTTAACCTCAGGCGCACGGGGTACTCATAAACTGGAGGGGACACCGGCCAGGGGGTCATCAGGAAACCGGACAGCGTTACCGCCGTGCACTTGATCGAGCTATTGCCACCGAGACTTTCAAGCATGCCAGAACGATCCTTTCGATCAATTTTGGCTGGAATTCGTTGCAATAAATCAATCGGGTGGCCATGTTGCGCCATAGATATCCAGATTCTATCATCATGATCGAATGAGTTGTATATCTATGCCAAAAATAAGAGAAATGTATGGACCCAACAGACCCCCATCCAGCCCAGGCCTTTGTGacatttccagaaatctggccctgagaattatgttggcgctttataaatacaataaataataataataataataataatgatgtcaCCTAAGCCagatttattaaccactttggaACCCTTGGTACGCTTTTCTACTCCCCGCAAAACTTTACCTggggctcaggggagtagataggcgtacttgttttgttttggccGCTGTGCACGATCGCGCGGCgtcacgtgcacgcgcgcgcgccctGCTCTTCCCTCCGCGATTGGCAAATGGGAAGAAACCTTCCCAAAGCCAATCGTAGTCCCCCACAATATGAATGAGCTCTGCCAAAGCCGATGGCAGAGCTCATTCATTGTAAACACATTATGATTATGTGTAATCGGCGCTGTGCACGATCGCACGCCgtcacgtgcacgcgcgcgcccCCTGCAGTTTCCTCCGCGATTGGCGAATGGGAAGAAACCTTCCCAAAGCCAATCGTAGTCACCCACAATATGAATGAGCTCTGCCAAAGCCGATGGCAGAGCTCATTCAATGTAAACATCCTAAAAAACACTTTTATGTGTGGCTGGCGCGCGATCGTTCACGCGCGCATGCGCGCCCCCGGCCACTAAAGTTAAAGATTGGCCAATGGGAAGTTACCTTCCCATAGCCAATCATAGCCCCCCTTGTAATGAATGAGCTCTGCCAAAAGCCAATGGCAGAGTTCATTCATTAGAAATGTTTATAAACATTGTATCTGTAGTGAAGCAGATACAGTATCTTTGAGATCACTCATGAGAGGGATCTCAGagaactgcatctgctcagtgtgAGTGTTCTGAAAGACagtatatttttattaaaaaattacatttattaacCCCTGCCAGCCCTGATTAACCCCTGCCTCCCTTGCCTCCCTTTGACTCCCTTCTCccacctgtcatttttttttttttacatttaggcaCTTTTTTTGCCAATCAGGCACTTCCCCTATACAGtactatatatatttataccACAGACATACATCTGTGGTATATAACCATCtgtggtatttaaaaaaaaaataataatttgacccCTGACCTGCCTAGCCACTATGCCACTATAGCCACTATCACCTACCTGACCTGCCTAGCCACTACGACTCTATAGCCACTATCACCTACCTGACCTGCCTAGCCACTACGCCCCTATAGCCACTATCACCATATAGGCTATTTGGGAGCAAGGGGGCAAGATGGCGAAGAGGCTCTATTCCGCACAGGAGGCGGCCGACATGCTGCAgcaggacagcagcagcagcaccagcgaagaggaggagttggaggagtcaGACGCTGACTGGATACCTGACTCTGAGTCGTCTTTCTGTACAGAAAGCGACTCAGATACCGATTCTGCTGGGCCGTCAACCGCTCAGCAACCTAGGAGAGAGGGGGAGATGAGGGCCGCTAGTGACACCGACTCAGCATCGGAAGAGGGATCACCTGTGGCTACTACCAGCAGTGAcaatgccagaggtcagagggctgccaggccaaggcagagcaTGCCAGCGAGGGTAGCACGCCAGGGAAGACGACAACCGCTACCCTATGAACTACTCCACCCACAGTGGTCACCACCCAATATGGAGGCCCCTAATCTCCCTCTCTTCACAGCCAGGAGTGGCATACAAGCGGACACTGGCGCCATGCAGCcaattgatttttttcatttgtttttcacGGAAGATTTTCTCCAGCATGTTTGCGAGCAGACAAACATCTATGCCCTCCAATCCATAGCCAAAAAGCCCACCTCAACACTAGCGGCACGTTGGACCCCTACAACACCCCCTGAGTTCAAGGTTTTTTTGGGCTTGATTTTTAACATGGCCCTTAACCCAAGACCACAACAACGATTGTATTGGTCAAGAGATTCAATTGACAGCATGCCCATTTTCTCTGCCACCATGACGAGATGCCGCTTTCAATTGCTGATGTCTTGCATGCATTTCAACAACAATGCACATCAACTCGCCCCTGACAACCCAGCCCACGATCGATTATTTAAATTGCGGCCACTCATTGACCACCTAAATAACACATTTTCGGAAGtatataccccagaacaaaacATAGCCATTGACGAGTCCCTAGTCCCTTTCCATGGCAGACTTTCTATCAAACAGTATATTCCCAGCAAAAGATCCCGGTATGGCATAAAGCTCTACAGACTGTGCGAAAGTGGGACTGGGTACACTTACAAATTTACCATCTACGAAGGTAAGGACAGTTTGATAGAGCCT from Hyperolius riggenbachi isolate aHypRig1 chromosome 5, aHypRig1.pri, whole genome shotgun sequence encodes the following:
- the LOC137518714 gene encoding piggyBac transposable element-derived protein 4-like; protein product: MAKRLYSAQEAADMLQQDSSSSTSEEEELEESDADWIPDSESSFCTESDSDTDSAGPSTAQQPRREGEMRAASDTDSASEEGSPVATTSSDNARGQRAARPRQSMPARVARQGRRQPLPYELLHPQWSPPNMEAPNLPLFTARSGIQADTGAMQPIDFFHLFFTEDFLQHVCEQTNIYALQSIAKKPTSTLAARWTPTTPPEFKVFLGLIFNMALNPRPQQRLYWSRDSIDSMPIFSATMTRCRFQLLMSCMHFNNNAHQLAPDNPAHDRLFKLRPLIDHLNNTFSEVYTPEQNIAIDESLVPFHGRLSIKQYIPSKRSRYGIKLYRLCESGTGYTYKFTIYEGKDSLIEPAVCPPYMSTTERIVLDLIHPLLYQGYHLYVENFYTSVPLFKFLFSAQTPACGTIRSNRKGLPAQVVSKKLKKGEICSQRSNELLALKFRDKRDVFILTTIHSEATTTVRSRTRRENIVKPVAIVAYNKSMGAVDLADQMLAPYRMDRKRKTWYKKVALQLFQVCLQNAFVLYAKSGHRDSFIQYQRRIIRTLIYHSGHPAPNPDQLQSENVLRLHGNHFPAPIPPTASKKYPQKRCKICRRSGVRRETRYHCPKCPSKAGLCLNPCFEIYHTAAKY